The Cydia splendana chromosome 21, ilCydSple1.2, whole genome shotgun sequence genome segment tatatatcaaataataaattttgtttaatttgatGTATTAATTTGCGATTGCCTTACTTTTAGGGCAACCACGGCCAAGCCACGCTCGGAGATGACTTTGGAAGAGTTAGCTAAGATTGAGGAGGAAGAATTCAGCACAGGGCCTCTGTCCGTGCTAACACAGTCCGTGAAGAACAATACTCAAGTTCTGATCAACTGCCGAAACAACAAGAAGTTGCTGGGCCGTGTCAAGGCCTTCGACCGGCATTGTAACATGGTTCTTGAAAATGTAAAAGAAATGTGGACTGAAGTGCCGAGGACTGGTAAAGGAAAAAAGGTAAGCAGATACATTTGAAATAAAAGTTGGGGTTAGGCCTTACAAGTATCGAAATTGTTTCGAGGTTATGTTGGATGTTTGGTAAAACAAAGATCAGTGACGTATGTACATAGTTGAATGTTGCTATGTTAATTATTACCAGCTACTTGTCCTGCTTATGCCCTCTCCCgcataagggtggtattccacctgtccaatttctttgcccaatgtcagtgcgtctcactctctcattaaagcaaaatgtgagacgcaatacacattggacaaggAAATTAGAtatgtggaataccaccctaagagaccaccagtgggataaatagggtattttcctact includes the following:
- the LOC134801089 gene encoding probable small nuclear ribonucleoprotein Sm D2, encoding MATTAKPRSEMTLEELAKIEEEEFSTGPLSVLTQSVKNNTQVLINCRNNKKLLGRVKAFDRHCNMVLENVKEMWTEVPRTGKGKKGKAVNKDKFISKMFLRGDSVILVLRNPLATAAGK